One window of Acidobacteriota bacterium genomic DNA carries:
- the lptB gene encoding LPS export ABC transporter ATP-binding protein: MQQTLSTDQIGKAYRGRRVVNGVTLHINQGEVVGLLGPNGAGKTTSFYMIVGLVAPDTGRIAIDGADITDVPMYLRARNYGISYLPQEPSVFRKLTVEENIMAILEAQPLSWENRRSRMETLIEQLGLGHIRKTRGYALSGGERRRVEIARCLCIRPTFILLDEPFSGIDPIAVLDLQKIIFDLKASGIGVLITDHNVRETLSVTDRAYIINQGKIFRSGTPEQLGNDPEVKRIYLGESFSLV, translated from the coding sequence ATGCAACAAACCCTCTCGACCGACCAGATAGGCAAAGCCTACAGAGGTCGGAGGGTAGTGAACGGGGTCACTCTCCACATAAATCAGGGTGAGGTAGTGGGCTTGTTAGGCCCGAATGGGGCTGGCAAGACAACAAGCTTCTACATGATCGTCGGGCTGGTGGCGCCGGATACGGGCCGAATTGCGATCGATGGGGCGGACATCACTGATGTCCCAATGTACTTGCGGGCACGCAACTACGGCATTAGCTACCTTCCGCAGGAGCCCTCGGTCTTCCGCAAGCTGACGGTCGAGGAAAACATTATGGCCATCCTTGAGGCCCAGCCGCTCTCCTGGGAGAACCGGCGCAGCCGCATGGAGACCCTGATCGAACAGCTCGGACTCGGACATATCCGGAAGACGCGGGGGTATGCGCTGTCAGGCGGCGAAAGACGGCGAGTGGAAATCGCGAGATGCCTCTGCATTCGCCCGACGTTCATTCTGCTGGACGAGCCGTTTTCCGGAATTGATCCGATCGCCGTGCTGGACCTGCAGAAGATCATTTTTGATCTAAAGGCCAGTGGAATTGGAGTGCTGATCACGGACCACAACGTACGAGAGACGCTGTCGGTGACCGATCGCGCTTACATCATCAATCAAGGCAAGATCTTCCGCTCGGGGACGCCGGAACAGTTAGGCAATGATCCTGAGGTAAAGAGAATTTATCTGGGAGAGAGCTTCTCTTTGGTGTGA
- a CDS encoding peptidase M20: MFAICSAIAQNAPQAAREWTAAHRQQIQDQFTNLLAIPNIASDTANIRRNAETLVGMLKERDVDARLLSIPDAPPVVYGEIHVPKAQHMIVFYAHYDGQPVTPADWVGGNPFKPAFRLENGETRIYARSASDDKAAILAQLTAIDALHAAHIPLKSSIRFVWEGEEEAGSPHLEQILDANRNLIAGDVWLVCDGPVDQSGAQSVVFGARGDTHLEITVYGPRRELHSGHYGNWAPNPAMMLAQLLAGMKDDGGRVLIPHFYDGITALSPLEQDAIARAPKNDEKLKQELWLGHVDGGGKPLLEVLNYPTLNINGISSGRTGPRANNIIPATATVDLDLRLVVGIDWHEQQDRVIDYIRSQGYYVTDREPDAQTLMTHRRVAFVKRDSGYNAVRTPMDLPIAKEVIKAVETADQPVVLWPTMGGSVPLGAIERAASTHTITVPIANYDNNQHSANENIRLQNLWDGIETMAALMAMD, translated from the coding sequence ATGTTCGCAATCTGCAGCGCTATTGCGCAGAATGCGCCTCAAGCCGCTCGGGAGTGGACCGCCGCTCATCGTCAGCAGATTCAGGATCAATTTACCAACCTGTTGGCCATTCCAAACATTGCCAGTGATACTGCGAATATTCGCCGCAACGCTGAGACTCTTGTCGGAATGCTTAAGGAGCGCGATGTCGACGCGCGGCTTTTATCCATCCCGGACGCTCCTCCGGTTGTGTACGGAGAGATTCATGTCCCTAAGGCGCAGCACATGATCGTCTTCTATGCGCACTATGATGGCCAGCCAGTGACGCCGGCCGACTGGGTGGGCGGAAATCCATTCAAACCTGCATTCCGCCTCGAGAATGGCGAGACCCGCATTTACGCGCGATCTGCCTCCGACGATAAAGCCGCGATCCTCGCGCAATTGACGGCCATTGATGCCCTTCACGCAGCTCACATTCCGCTAAAGTCGAGCATTCGCTTCGTGTGGGAAGGGGAAGAGGAGGCCGGATCACCTCATCTCGAGCAAATTCTCGACGCGAATCGCAATCTGATCGCTGGAGACGTGTGGCTGGTCTGTGATGGTCCTGTCGATCAGAGTGGCGCGCAGTCTGTGGTCTTTGGAGCGCGTGGGGATACGCATCTCGAAATTACTGTGTATGGCCCGCGGCGCGAATTGCATAGTGGACATTACGGCAATTGGGCTCCGAACCCCGCAATGATGCTCGCGCAACTGCTCGCGGGCATGAAAGATGACGGTGGTCGAGTTCTGATTCCTCACTTCTACGACGGGATTACTGCGCTAAGCCCGCTCGAACAGGACGCGATCGCAAGGGCGCCAAAGAATGACGAGAAGCTAAAGCAGGAACTCTGGCTAGGTCACGTGGATGGCGGAGGCAAGCCCCTGCTCGAAGTGCTGAACTATCCCACGCTGAACATCAACGGAATTTCTTCTGGACGCACCGGTCCGCGGGCCAACAACATCATTCCCGCTACGGCTACTGTCGATCTGGATCTGCGTCTGGTAGTGGGAATCGATTGGCACGAACAGCAGGATCGCGTGATTGATTACATCCGGTCGCAGGGATACTACGTCACCGATCGCGAACCCGACGCGCAGACTTTGATGACGCATCGTAGAGTGGCATTCGTAAAACGTGACTCCGGCTACAACGCCGTGCGCACACCCATGGATTTACCGATTGCTAAAGAAGTGATCAAGGCGGTCGAAACCGCCGACCAACCGGTTGTCCTCTGGCCAACGATGGGAGGCAGCGTCCCCTTAGGAGCAATCGAACGCGCAGCCTCGACGCACACAATTACCGTCCCCATCGCAAACTACGATAACAATCAGCACAGCGCGAACGAGAATATCCGCCTGCAGAACTTATGGGACGGAATCGAGACAATGGCTGCGTTGATGGCGATGGATTAG